GACCGCGCTGCGGGCGATGCGCCGGCTGCGCATGCCCTGAGCCCACGGTCGTCCGTGCGCCGACCCGCGAGTCGGCGCACGAGCGTGGTCACAGGGCCTCGCGGGCCGCGGCCTTCCAGGACGCCGGGACCTCGCGGACGCGCCACCACACGGCCTGCACGGGCGTCACGCTGGTCGCGGACACCCCGACGCCCGTGGCGTCGAGCCCGGCGCGGGCGCACGAGAACAGGGCGCGACGCAGGTGGTAGTCCTGCGTGACGACGACGGCGGTGCGGACGGCGTACTCGTCGTGGGCGCGGCGGCAGGTGGCGGTGGTGTCGTAGCCCTCGCGGTCCAGGACGAGGACGTCCGGCGGCACGCCGAGCCCGACGATCCAGTCACGCATCGACGCGGGCTCGTCGTAGGGCGTGCCGTCCGCGCGGTCCGCGCCGTCGCCGGACAGCACGACGCGCGGTGCGGCGCCCGCCGCCCAGAGCTCCGCCGCCGCGGCGAGCCGGCGACGCAGGTACGTCGACGGGGTGCCGTCGGGGCGCAGGCCGGCCCCCAGCACGACGATCGCGTCCACGGGGTCGGCCGCGGCCTCGGCGACCGAGCCGCGCACCCGCGCCTGTCCCGTGGCCTGCACCCACGCGACGGGCAGCAGCACCGCCAGCGCGAGCAGCACCGCGCCCCCGGCGAGCAGCCGGCGTCGGACGCGACGACGGGACGACGGGGCGGTGGGGGGTGCGGTCACGGGCGCTCCTCGGTGAGTGCGGCGGCCTCGGCCCGCAGGTTGGCCCGGGCGGCCTCCGCCCAGCGGCGACGTCCCGCCGCGGTGCGGTACAGCCCGGGTCCGTCGGCCAGGGCGAGCAGGTGGTCGACGACGGCGGCACGTCCGGCGCGGAACGCGTCGTCCGGCACGTGCCCGTACTCGGCGCGGACCTGCGCGACGTAGCGGCGGTAGCGGTCCGGCGCGGAGCCGAGGACGGCCAGGTCGGCGTCGCTGACGAGGGCTCCGGTCGTGTCGTCGGGTGCGGGGTCGTGGCCCGCGGTGAGCCGCACGAGGCGGGCGGCCCCGGCCACGTCCTCCGAGGTCGGCGCGCCGCCCGGCGCCACGGCGAGCAGGGGCGTGAGCAGCACCTCGACGAGGGTGGCGGAGGCCTCCTCGTCGGCGGGCGTGGCGCCGTCGTGCACGGCGTCGTGGAACCAGAGCGCGACCGCCGCGTGCCACCGGGAGCCGGGGGCGCCGTCGGCGACGAGGTCGTCGAGCCGGTCGAGGACGTCCGCGAGGTGCAGGCGGGAGTGGTAGACGCGGTGCGGCTCGCGCCAGCGGTCCACGAGGTCCGCGCCGACCTCCGCGGCGCCCTCGACGTCGCCCCACAGGGTGGCCCACCGGTCCAGCAGCACGGCGCGGGCGGCGCGGCGCCGCTCGTGGCCGGGGACGCGCAGCCCCGACGTGGCCAGGCGCCGGGCGAGCGTGCGCCCGTCGACGGGGACGGCCCCGGCGGCGACCAGGTCGTCGTAGCGCTCGGCGGGGACGTCGTAGTGGTCGAGGTCGAACCCGCGGTCGGGGATCCCCGCGGCCCGCGCGAAGACGCGCAGCTCGTGCAGGGAGGTGTCGGACACGAGGTGGGACCAGAGGCGCTGGTGCGCGGGCCAGGCCGGCGGGTCGAGCAGCACGGTCACCGGGCGGCCTCGCCGTCGGTGAGGGTGCGCTGGACCTCGCCGACGATGGCGCTCATGGCGGCCTGCGCGGCGGCCGGGTCGCCCGCGGCGACGGCGCGGGCCACGGCCTCGTGCTGGTCGAGGGCCTCGGGGACGGGGGAGGCGGGCATGAGGCCGAGGTGGGTGCGCCCGGCGAGGACCTCGGCGACCACGTCGGCGAGGCTGCCGAACATCTCGTTGCCGCTGGAGCGCAGGAGCAGCTCGTGCATGCGGACGTCGAGCGCGAGGAAGGTCTCGAGGTCGCCGTCCTCGCCGGTGCGGCGCATGCGCACGGCGAGGTCGAGGAGCTCGCCGCGCACGGCGGGGGAGGCGTGGCGGGCGGCGCCGGCGGCGGCCAGGGGCTCGACGGCGTGCCGGAGCTCGGTGAGGCTGCGGAGCTGGGCGTCACGTCCGGGGCCCTGGAGCCGCCAGCGGATGACGCGGGCGTCCAGGACGTTCCAGGACTCCATGCCGAGGACGACGATGCCGACGCGGCGGCGGGAGCGTACGAGGCCGAGGCCTTCGAGGGCACGCATGACCTCGCGGGCGACGGTCCGTGAGACGCCGTGCTCGGTGCTGATGCCCTCCAGCGTGAGCGGGGTGCCGGCGGGGACGTCGCCGCTGGTGACGGCGCGACCGATGGCGTCGAGCACGCTCTCGTGCAGCGCGGGGACCGTCATGGGGCCGAGCCTAGTGCGCGGCACCGCCGGCCACGATTGGTAGCACCTTTCTTGCCAAAGGTGCTACCAATGAGTCATGCTCGGATCCGAGCGACGACACGGCGCCGTCGCAGGACCACCCCGGACAAGGAAGTCGACCGCCATGGACACCGACGTCACCCGCCCCGCGCCCACGGCGCGCGCGGCCAGCACACCCCGGACCCAGCCCGCCGGTCACCTCGTCGTCATGGGCGTCGCCGGCTCCGGCAAGACCACGATCGCCGGGCTGCTCTCCGACCGGCTCGGCCTCACCCTCGCCGAGGCCGACGAGTTCCACCCCGCCGCCAACATCGCCAAGATGTCCGCCGGCACCCCCCTCACCGACGCCGACCGCGCCCCCTGGCTCGCCGCCATCCGCGACTGGCTCAGCACCCAGGCCGACAGCGGGCACGCCGCCGTCGTCACCTGCTCCGCCCTCAAGCGCGACTACCGGGACGTCCTGCGCGCCGCCCACGGCACCGTGCGGTTCGTCCACCTCGACGGCTCCGCCGCCCTGCTCGCCGACCGCATCCAGGAGCGCAGCGGGCACTTCATGCCGCCCGCCCTGCTCCCGTCCCAGCTCGCCGACCTCGAACCGCTCGCCGACGACGAGGACGGCCTGGTCGTCGACGTCGCCGCCGCGCCCGACGAGATCGTCGCGACCGTCCTGGCCTGGCTCCGCCAGGCCTGACCCGCCCCTCCACGCACCACCCGACCCGACCGCAACGACGCACCGGAGGTCCCCATGACCGACGACTGGACACAGACCCTCTCCGCCGGCCCCCTGCTGGCCATCGCCGCAGCCGCCGTCGCCGTGCTGCTGATCCTCATCATCAGGTTCCGCCTGCACGCCTTCCTCGCCCTCGTGCTCGTCAGCCTGATGACGGCCGTCGCGACCGGGCTCCCCGCCGGGGGCGTCGTCGACGTCCTGCTCGGCGGGTTCGGCTCGACGCTGGCCTCGGTGGCGCTGCTCGTCGGCCTCGGCGCGATGCTCGGCCGCCTCATCGAGACCAGCGGCGGCGCCCAGGTGATGACCGACGTCCTCATCGACGTCTTCGGCGAGAAGCGCGCACCGCTCGCCCTCGGCGTCGCGTCCCTCATCTTCGGCTTCCCGATCTTCTTCGACGCCGGGCTCGTCGTCATGCTGCCCATCATGTTCTCCGTGGCGCGCCGCCTCGGCGGGTCCCTGCTGCTGTACGGCCTGCCCGTCGCGGGCGCGTTCTCCGTCATGCACATCTACGTGCCGCCGCACCCCGGTCCCGTCGCCGCGTCGGAGTTCCTCGGCGCGAACGTCGGCATGGTGCTCCTGCTCGGCCTCGTCGTCGCGATCCCCACCTGGTTCGTCACCGCGTACCTGTTCGGCCGGATCACCGGTCGGCGCATCGTCCTGCCCGTGCCCGAGATCCTCGGCCGCGCGGACGCCGTGCAGGAGGCGAACCCGCCGCGCTTCGGCACGGTCGTCGGGATCCTGCTGCTCCCGCTCGTCCTCATCTTCGCCAACACCGGCCTGGCCGCCGCGGCGTCCGCCGGCTGGGTCGACCCCGAGTCGACGCTCGTCGAGTGGGCCGGGCTGATCGGCTCCACCCCCGTCGCCCTGCTCATCGCGGTGCTCGTGGCCGCCTGGGTCCTGGGCCGCCGCCGCGGCATCGAGAAGACCGCCCTGGAGAAGACCCTCGACGGCGCGCTCGGCCCCGTCTGCTCCGTCATCCTCATCACCGGCGCGGGCGGTATGTTCGGTGGCGTCCTGCGGTCCTCCGGCATCGGCGACGCGCTCGCCGAGTCCCTCGGCGACCTCGGGCTGCCCGTCATCGTCGCCGGGTTCGTCATCGCGGCGGTCCTGCGCGTCGCCCAGGGCTCCGCCACCGTCGCCCTCACCACCGCCGCGGGCCTCATCGCGCCGGCCGTCGCCGCGGGCGGGTTCGGCGCCGTGGAGACCGCCGCGATCGTCATCGCCGTCGCCGCCGGGTCCGTCGTCCTCAGCCACGTCAACGACTCGGGCTTCTGGCTGGTCGGCCGGTTCTTCGACATGGACGTGCGCACCACCCTGAAGACCTGGACGGTCATGGAGACCGCGATCGGCGTCATGGGCTTCGCGCTCGCCTGCGTCGCGTTCGCCATCGCCTGACCCGGAGCGGGACGACCCGCCCACCCTGCGCCGACGGCCCGCCCGGATCCCCGGACGGGCCGTCGGCCGTTGCGCGGCGCGGGCGGGTCAGCCCGCGGTGACCGCCCGCGGCGGCTCGAGGCGGTCGACCGCCTCGACGCACTGCCGGGCGATCGCCAGCTCCTCCATGGTGGGCACCACCATGACGAGCGTCTTCGCCCAGTCGGGGGAGATGATCCGCTCCCCGCCGCGCCGCGCGTTGCGCTCGTCGTCGACGGCGATGCCGAAGCCCTCGAGGTCGGCGCACACCGCGGCGCGGACCACCTCGTCGTTCTCCCCGACGCCGGCCGTGAACGCGATGGCGTCCACCCGGCCCAGCAGCGCGGCGTACCCGCCCACGTACTTGCGCAGCCGGTGGATGTACACGTCGAACGCGAGCGCCGCGTCCGCGTCGCCGGCCTCGACGAGCCGGTGCAGCTCGCGGAAGTCGTTGACGCCCGACAGCCCCAGCACGCCCGACCGCTTGTTGAGCAGCGTGTCGAGCTCGTCCACGCCCATCCCGGCGTTGCGCGCCAGGTGGAAGACCACGGCGGGGTCGACGTCGCCCGACCGGGTGCCCATGACCAGGCCCTCCAGCGGCGTCAGGCCCATCGACGTGTCGATCGGCACCCCGCCCCGGACCGCCGACGCGGACGCGCCGTTGCCCAGGTGCAGCACGATCGTGTTGAGGTCCTGCACGCGCCGGCCGAGCACCCGGGCCACCTTGCCCGCCACGTACTGGTGGCTCGTGCCGTGGAACCCGTACCGGCGCACCCCGTGCTCGCGCGCCACGTCCTTGTCGATGGCGTACGTGTACGCCTCCGGCGGCAGCCCCTGGAAGAACGCGGTGTCGAACACCGCCACGTGCGGCACGTCGCCCAGCAGCTCGCGCGCGACCCGGATGCCCTGCACGTTCGCCGGGTTGTGCAGCGGCGCCAGCGGCACCAGCGCCTCGATCCGGTCGATGATGCCGTCGTCCACGACCACCGGCCCGGAGAACTCCGCCCCGCCGTGCACCACCCGGTGCCCGACCGCGTAGATCCCCGCCTCGGACAGCCGCGGGCCCAGCTCGTCGAACAGGCCCAGCGCCAGGCGCAGCGCCGCCCCGTGGTCCGGCACCTCCAGCTCCCGGCGGGTCCTGTTCCCCGCGAACGTGTGCGTGACGATGCCGGACGGCTCGCCGATCCGCTCCACCGTGCCCGCCGCGATCGCCTCGCCCCCCACCGGGTTCACCAGCTGGTACTTCAGCGACGACGACCCCGAGTTCAGCACGAGCACCGACCCGTGCGCCCCGTACGCGCTGTACGGGTTCGGCCGCTCCGACTCCGGGACGATGCTCATGCGGACTCTCCGTTCGTGGCGCCCTGCGCCTGGATCGCGGTGATGGCGACGGTGTTGACGATGTCGGCGACGAGCGCGCCGCGCGACAGGTCGTTCACCGGCTTGTTGAGGCCCTGCAGCACCGGCCCGACCGCGACGGCGCCGGCCGACCGCTGCACCGCCTTGTACGTGTTGTTGCCCGTGTTGAGGTCCGGGAAGACGAAGACGCTCGCCCGCCCCGCGACCGACGAGTCCGGCAGCTTCGACGCCGCGACGGACGCGTCCACCGCCGCGTCGTACTGGATGGGGCCCTCCACGCTGAGCTCCGGGTGGCGCTCGCGGACCAGCTCGGTGGCGGTGCGCACCTTGTCGACGTCGGCGCCCGACCCGGACGTGCCCGTCGAGTAGGACAGCATCGCGACGCGGGGCTCCACGCCGAACTGGGCGGCGGTCTGCGCCGACGACGCCGCGATGTCCGCGAGCTGCTCCGCCGTCGGGTCGGGGTTGACGGCGCAGTCGCCGTACGCGAGCACCCGGTCCGGCAGGCACATGAGGAACACCGACGACACCACGGACACCCCGGGCCTCGTCTTGATGATCTCGAACGACGGCCGGATGGTGTGGGCCGTCGTGTGCGCGGCACCCGAGACCATGCCGTCCGCGAGGCCGAGGTGGACCATCATCGTGCCGAAGTACGACACGTCGGTGACGATCTCCCGGGCCCGCTCCACCGTCATGCCCTTGTGGGCGCGCAGCCGCGCGTACTCGGCGGCGAACTTCTCGACGTGCTCCTCGTCGGTGGGGGACAGCACCCGCGCCGCGGAGATGTCCAGGCCCAGCGCGGCCGCGCGGGACCGGATCGCGGCCTCGTCGCCCAGGATCACCAGGTCGGCGATGCCGCGGGCCAGCACGGTGGACGCCGCGCGCAGGATGCGGTCGTCGTCGCCCTCCGGCAGCACCACGGTGCGGCGGTCGGCGCGCGCCCGCTCCACGAGCTCGTGCTCGAACATCAGGGGCGTCACCACGGGCGTGCGCTCCACCGCGAGACGCGCGAGGAGCTCGTCGCCGTCCACCCGCTGCTCGAACATCGCGCGCGCCACGTCGTGCTTGCGCTGCGCCGTCGCCGTCATCGCGCCCCGCGTGCGGCTCGCGGCACGCGCCACCTCGTACGTGTCCTTCGCCGTGAGGATGATCGGGACGTTCGGCTGCAGCGCGGCGGCGAGCTGGCCCGAACGTCCCGTCGGCCGGTAGCCGCCGGTGAGCACCACGCCCGCCAGCGACGGGAAGCGCGGCGCCGCCTGCACAGCCAGCATGCCCAGCAGGACGTCCGTGCGGTCGCCCGGGGTGATGACGACCGTGCCGTCCGCGATCCGGCCCAGCAGGTTCTCGAACGTCATCGCCCCGACGATGACGTCGAGCGCCTCGCGGGCCAGGAGGTCCTTGTCGCCCAGCAGCAGCGTGCCGTCCACCGCCTCGGCGAGCTGCGCGATCGTCGGCGCCGTGAGGAACGGCTCCTCCGGGATGACCCACGTCGGCAGGTCCTCGCCCGAGATCGCGGCCCGCGTCGCACGGTCCGCGTCGCCCACCGCGCCCTCGGCCCGGTTCACGACCACCGCGATCGGCTGCGCGTGGTTGGCCCGCAGCTCCGCCAGGCTGAGCCGCGCCAGCGTCGTGACGTCGTCCAGGTCGCGGTCACGACCCGAGACGACCAGCAGCACGGGGGAGTCCAGGTTGGCCGCGACCCGGGCGTTGAACGCCAGCTCGGTCGCGCCCGACACGTCCGTGTAGTCCGTGCCCAGCACCACCACCGCGTCGCACTTCGCGGCCACCGCGTGATAGCGGTCCACGATCCGGGCCAGCGCGGCCTCCGGGTCGGCGTGCACCTCCTCGTAGGTGACCCCGACCGTCTCCGCGTACGTGAGGTCGACGCCGTCGTGCGCGAGCATCATCTCCAGGACGTGGTCGCGCACCTCACCGCCCGCCGCCGAGGGACGCTCCGGGACGCGGGAGACCGCACGGAACACCCCCACCCGCTGGACCTGCCGGACCAGCAGCTCCAGGACGCCCAGCGCCACGGTCGACTTGCCGGTGTCCCCCTCGGGGGACGCGATGTAGATGCTGCGTGTGCTCACTGGCCACCTGTCCTGATCGCCCTGGGTCGGTCCTCCCATTGCACCCCATCGTGCCCCGTCGCCGCGGAGCGCGCCGCGGTGAGAACCGTCACCAGGGTGCTGACGCCGCGGGTGCCGGGCACCCGCGGCGTCAACGGTCCGTCACTCGTTGTCGCCGCCCGTCGCCGCCGCGGCGTCGTACTGCGGCCCGCCCGAGCCGGCCGCCGTGTCGCCGGCGTCCGGCCACACCCAGTCGCGCACCTCGGGGACGTCCTCCCCGTGCTCGCGGGTGTACTGCCGGGCCGCCAGCCGGGCGTCCACCATCCGCTGGCGCAGGCCCGCGACCTTCGAGCCCAGCTCCGGGACCCGGTCGATGACGTCGATCACCAGGTGGAACCGGTCGATGTCGTTCAGCATCGCCATGTCGAAGGGCGTCGTCGTGGTGCCCTCCTCCTTGTAACCCCGCACGTGGATGTTCGCGTGGTTGTTGCGGCGGTACGTGAGCCGGTGGATCAGCCACGGGTAGCCGTGGTAGTTGAAGATCACCGGCCGGTCCGGGGTGAACAGCCCGTCGAAGTCCTTGTCCGACAGGCCGTGCGGGTGCTCGTGCTCGTCCTGCAGGCGCATCAGGTCCACCACGTTGACCACCCGCACCTTGAGGTCCGGCAGCTCACGACGCAGGATGTCCGCCGCGGCCAGCACCTCCAGGGTCGGCACGTCGCCGGCGCAGCCGAGCACCACGTCCGGGCTCTCGCCCGGCACCTCCGTGCCCGCCCACTCCCAGATGCCGAGGCCCCGCGTGCAGTGCGCCACCGCCTCCGGCATCGACAGGAACTGCGGCGCCGGCTGCTTGCCCGCCACCACGACGTTCACGTACTGGCGGCTGCGCAGGCAGTGCTCGTACGTGGACAGCAGCGTGTTCGCGTCCGGCGGCAGGTACACCCGCACGATCTCGGCCTTCTTGTTCACCACGTGGTCGATGAACCCCGGGTCCTGGTGGCTGAACCCGTTGTGGTCCTGCCGCCACACGTGGCTCGACAGCAGGTAGTTCAGGCTCGCGACCGGTCGGCGCCACGGGATGTGGTTGGTGACCTTCAACCACTTCGCGTGCTGGTTGAACATCGAGTCGACGATGTGGATGAACGCCTCGTAGCTGGTGAACAGGCCGTGGCGCCCCGTCAGCAGGTAGCCCTCCAGCCAGCCCTGGCACTGGTGCTCGCTGAGCATCTCCATGACCCGCCCGGCACGCGCCATGTGCTCGTCGACGTCCGGCCCGTAGAACTCCGCGTTCCACTGCTTGTCCGTCACCTCGTAGACGGCCTGCAGACGGTTCGACGCCGTCTCGTCCGGCCCGAAGATCCGGAAGTTGTCCGGGTTGAGGCGCACCACGTCGGTCAGCCACTGGCCCAGCACGCGCGTCGCCTCCGCGACCGCCCCGCCCGGCGCCGGGACGTCCACGCCGTACTCGCGGAAGTCCGGCAGGCGCAGGTCCTTGAGCAGCAGGCCGCCGTTCGCGTGCGGGTTGTCGCTCATCCGCAGCGCCCCCTCCGGCGCCAGCCCCGCGATCTCCGGGCGCAGGGCGCCCGCGTCGTCGAACAGCTCGTGCGGCCGGTACGACTCCAGCCAGCCGCGCAGCACCTCCAGGTGCTCCGGGGTGTCCCGCGCGCTCGCCAGCGGCACCTGGTGCGCCCGCCACGAGTCCTCCGTCTTGTGACCGTCGATCTCCGGCGGGCACGTCCAGCCCTTCGGCGTGCGGAACACGATCATCGGCCACGCCGGACGCGCGTCGTTCCCCGCCGCGGCGTCCGCCTTGATCCGCGCGATGTGCTCCAGCACCTCGTCGAGCAGCTTCGCGAACCGGCGGTGCACGGCCACCGGGTCCTCCCCGTCGAACCCGCCGACGAAGAAGTACGGCGTGTGCCCGTACCCGATCATGAGGTCGCGCAGCTCGTCGTCGCTGATGCGGCTCAGCACCGTCGGGTTCGCGATCTTGTAGCCGTTCAGGTGCAGGATCGGCAGCACCACGCCGTCCGTGCGCGGGTTGACGAACTTGTTCGAGTGCCAGCTCGTCGCCAGCGGGCCCGTCTCCGCCTCCCCGTCACCCACCACCGCCGCGACCAGCAGGTCCGGGTTGTCGAACGCCGCGCCGTACGCGTGGCTGAGCGCGTACCCCAGCTCACCACCCTCGTGGATCGAGCCCGGCGTCTCCGGCGCCACGTGGCTCGGGATGCCGCCCGGGAACGAGAACTGCCGGAACAGCCGGCGCAGACCCTCGTCGTCCTGGGTGATGTCCGAGTAGATCTCCGAGTACGTGCCCTCCAGGTAGGTGTTCGCCACCAGGCCCGGACCGCCGTGCCCCGGCCCCGCCACGTAGATCGTCGACAGGTCGCGCTCCTTGATCGCGCGGTTCAGGTGCGCGTACAGGAAGTTCAGGCCCGGCGTCGTGCCCCAGTGGCCCAGCAGGCGGGGCTTGACGTGGTCCCGGGTGAGCTCCTCGCGCAGGAGCGGGTTGTCGAGCAGGTAGATCTGCCCGATCGACAGGTAGTTCGCGGCACGCCACCACTGGTCGAGGCGCTCGACGTCGGCATCCGACAGGTCGGCGACGCCCGTGGCGCGCCAGGTCTCGGAACCGGTGGACGTGGTGCTCGAGGTCATCACACACTCCCTGGTCTGCGGGGTCTTGCGATCGCTCTCATTCCACCGCACCGGCCGTCCGGGCGCAGCATCTGGGCCCACGTGTCCTGCGTGACGTCGATCTGACTCACCGTCCACCTCCGCCCTCCGCGCTCCGGGCGACCGTCCCGACGCCGGTCGCCCCCGTGTCCCGCCGGCCCGCCGGCGCCCCTCCCGGTGGCCTCCGCTCCCGTCGGCCGCGCCGCCCGACGGCACGCCCTCCTGTCGCCCGTGCCCGACGACGCTCCCTCCCGTCCGGCGGTGCCGCCCTCCACCGGCCCGCGGCTCGCCCGGCAGCGCCGGTGCCAGGAGCGTGAGGTTGGCCACGCGGTTCCAGCGCCCGGCCCCACCCCCGCTACCGTGGTCCCGTGCCTGACGCCCCACCCGCCCGACGGTCGTTCTGGGCGGTCGCCCTCCAGCCGCGCATGCTCGCGATCCTGCTGCTCCTGCTGGCCGCCGCCCTCGTGTGCGGACGGCTCGGCGTGTGGCAGATCGACCGCGCCTACGAGCGCGCCAACCTCGCCGCCCAGCAGGAGGCCGCCGAGGCCGCTGCCACCGGACCCGCCGCCCTCGGCGAGCTCGTCGCCCCGCAGGCGTCGTTCCCCGGCGAGCTCGTCGGCCGCCAGACGTGGGTCGAGGGCGAGTGGGAGCCCGACGGGCAGACGCTCGTCGCCGGACGCACCCTCGACGGCGTCGAGGGCTACCTCGTGCTCACCCCGCTGCGCGTCACCGACGACGGCACCGGCGGCGCGTCCTGGGCCGGACTGTCCGGCGCGCCCGTGCTGCCCGTCGTGCGGGGCTGGGTCGAGTCGCCCACCCCCGACGCCGCCGCCCTCGACGTCCCCGACGGCGAGGTCCGCGTCGAGGGCTGGCTCCAGGCGTCCGAGTCCACCCTGCGCACCGGCGACGCCCCCGCCAACCCCGGCGGGCCGCCCCTCACCCAGGACATCGCCTCCTCGCACCTCGCCAACGTGTGGGACGGCCCCATCTACACCGGGTACGTCGTCCTCACCGGGTCCGACCCCGCCCAGCCCGCCGCCGCCGAGGGCGGTCCCGCGCCGCTGCCCCGCCCCGTCCTGGAGGGCGGCTCGGACGTCAACCTCCAGAACTTCTTCTACGCCCTGCAGTGGTGGGTGTTCGGGCTGTTCGCGTTCTCCCTGTGGATCCGCCTCGTCCGCGACGAGATGGCCGGCGGGCGGCGCGAGACCCGTCGTCGCGCCGACCGCACCGACGACCCCGTCGGCCGCGGCATCGCGGGCCTGCCGTCCTG
This Isoptericola jiangsuensis DNA region includes the following protein-coding sequences:
- a CDS encoding phosphoketolase family protein, giving the protein MTSSTTSTGSETWRATGVADLSDADVERLDQWWRAANYLSIGQIYLLDNPLLREELTRDHVKPRLLGHWGTTPGLNFLYAHLNRAIKERDLSTIYVAGPGHGGPGLVANTYLEGTYSEIYSDITQDDEGLRRLFRQFSFPGGIPSHVAPETPGSIHEGGELGYALSHAYGAAFDNPDLLVAAVVGDGEAETGPLATSWHSNKFVNPRTDGVVLPILHLNGYKIANPTVLSRISDDELRDLMIGYGHTPYFFVGGFDGEDPVAVHRRFAKLLDEVLEHIARIKADAAAGNDARPAWPMIVFRTPKGWTCPPEIDGHKTEDSWRAHQVPLASARDTPEHLEVLRGWLESYRPHELFDDAGALRPEIAGLAPEGALRMSDNPHANGGLLLKDLRLPDFREYGVDVPAPGGAVAEATRVLGQWLTDVVRLNPDNFRIFGPDETASNRLQAVYEVTDKQWNAEFYGPDVDEHMARAGRVMEMLSEHQCQGWLEGYLLTGRHGLFTSYEAFIHIVDSMFNQHAKWLKVTNHIPWRRPVASLNYLLSSHVWRQDHNGFSHQDPGFIDHVVNKKAEIVRVYLPPDANTLLSTYEHCLRSRQYVNVVVAGKQPAPQFLSMPEAVAHCTRGLGIWEWAGTEVPGESPDVVLGCAGDVPTLEVLAAADILRRELPDLKVRVVNVVDLMRLQDEHEHPHGLSDKDFDGLFTPDRPVIFNYHGYPWLIHRLTYRRNNHANIHVRGYKEEGTTTTPFDMAMLNDIDRFHLVIDVIDRVPELGSKVAGLRQRMVDARLAARQYTREHGEDVPEVRDWVWPDAGDTAAGSGGPQYDAAAATGGDNE
- a CDS encoding DUF4031 domain-containing protein, coding for MTVLLDPPAWPAHQRLWSHLVSDTSLHELRVFARAAGIPDRGFDLDHYDVPAERYDDLVAAGAVPVDGRTLARRLATSGLRVPGHERRRAARAVLLDRWATLWGDVEGAAEVGADLVDRWREPHRVYHSRLHLADVLDRLDDLVADGAPGSRWHAAVALWFHDAVHDGATPADEEASATLVEVLLTPLLAVAPGGAPTSEDVAGAARLVRLTAGHDPAPDDTTGALVSDADLAVLGSAPDRYRRYVAQVRAEYGHVPDDAFRAGRAAVVDHLLALADGPGLYRTAAGRRRWAEAARANLRAEAAALTEERP
- a CDS encoding FadR/GntR family transcriptional regulator — encoded protein: MTVPALHESVLDAIGRAVTSGDVPAGTPLTLEGISTEHGVSRTVAREVMRALEGLGLVRSRRRVGIVVLGMESWNVLDARVIRWRLQGPGRDAQLRSLTELRHAVEPLAAAGAARHASPAVRGELLDLAVRMRRTGEDGDLETFLALDVRMHELLLRSSGNEMFGSLADVVAEVLAGRTHLGLMPASPVPEALDQHEAVARAVAAGDPAAAQAAMSAIVGEVQRTLTDGEAAR
- a CDS encoding gluconokinase; translation: MDTDVTRPAPTARAASTPRTQPAGHLVVMGVAGSGKTTIAGLLSDRLGLTLAEADEFHPAANIAKMSAGTPLTDADRAPWLAAIRDWLSTQADSGHAAVVTCSALKRDYRDVLRAAHGTVRFVHLDGSAALLADRIQERSGHFMPPALLPSQLADLEPLADDEDGLVVDVAAAPDEIVATVLAWLRQA
- a CDS encoding acetate/propionate family kinase; the encoded protein is MSIVPESERPNPYSAYGAHGSVLVLNSGSSSLKYQLVNPVGGEAIAAGTVERIGEPSGIVTHTFAGNRTRRELEVPDHGAALRLALGLFDELGPRLSEAGIYAVGHRVVHGGAEFSGPVVVDDGIIDRIEALVPLAPLHNPANVQGIRVARELLGDVPHVAVFDTAFFQGLPPEAYTYAIDKDVAREHGVRRYGFHGTSHQYVAGKVARVLGRRVQDLNTIVLHLGNGASASAVRGGVPIDTSMGLTPLEGLVMGTRSGDVDPAVVFHLARNAGMGVDELDTLLNKRSGVLGLSGVNDFRELHRLVEAGDADAALAFDVYIHRLRKYVGGYAALLGRVDAIAFTAGVGENDEVVRAAVCADLEGFGIAVDDERNARRGGERIISPDWAKTLVMVVPTMEELAIARQCVEAVDRLEPPRAVTAG
- a CDS encoding GntP family permease, which codes for MTDDWTQTLSAGPLLAIAAAAVAVLLILIIRFRLHAFLALVLVSLMTAVATGLPAGGVVDVLLGGFGSTLASVALLVGLGAMLGRLIETSGGAQVMTDVLIDVFGEKRAPLALGVASLIFGFPIFFDAGLVVMLPIMFSVARRLGGSLLLYGLPVAGAFSVMHIYVPPHPGPVAASEFLGANVGMVLLLGLVVAIPTWFVTAYLFGRITGRRIVLPVPEILGRADAVQEANPPRFGTVVGILLLPLVLIFANTGLAAAASAGWVDPESTLVEWAGLIGSTPVALLIAVLVAAWVLGRRRGIEKTALEKTLDGALGPVCSVILITGAGGMFGGVLRSSGIGDALAESLGDLGLPVIVAGFVIAAVLRVAQGSATVALTTAAGLIAPAVAAGGFGAVETAAIVIAVAAGSVVLSHVNDSGFWLVGRFFDMDVRTTLKTWTVMETAIGVMGFALACVAFAIA
- the pta gene encoding phosphate acetyltransferase, producing the protein MGGPTQGDQDRWPVSTRSIYIASPEGDTGKSTVALGVLELLVRQVQRVGVFRAVSRVPERPSAAGGEVRDHVLEMMLAHDGVDLTYAETVGVTYEEVHADPEAALARIVDRYHAVAAKCDAVVVLGTDYTDVSGATELAFNARVAANLDSPVLLVVSGRDRDLDDVTTLARLSLAELRANHAQPIAVVVNRAEGAVGDADRATRAAISGEDLPTWVIPEEPFLTAPTIAQLAEAVDGTLLLGDKDLLAREALDVIVGAMTFENLLGRIADGTVVITPGDRTDVLLGMLAVQAAPRFPSLAGVVLTGGYRPTGRSGQLAAALQPNVPIILTAKDTYEVARAASRTRGAMTATAQRKHDVARAMFEQRVDGDELLARLAVERTPVVTPLMFEHELVERARADRRTVVLPEGDDDRILRAASTVLARGIADLVILGDEAAIRSRAAALGLDISAARVLSPTDEEHVEKFAAEYARLRAHKGMTVERAREIVTDVSYFGTMMVHLGLADGMVSGAAHTTAHTIRPSFEIIKTRPGVSVVSSVFLMCLPDRVLAYGDCAVNPDPTAEQLADIAASSAQTAAQFGVEPRVAMLSYSTGTSGSGADVDKVRTATELVRERHPELSVEGPIQYDAAVDASVAASKLPDSSVAGRASVFVFPDLNTGNNTYKAVQRSAGAVAVGPVLQGLNKPVNDLSRGALVADIVNTVAITAIQAQGATNGESA
- a CDS encoding SanA/YdcF family protein, which produces MTAPPTAPSSRRRVRRRLLAGGAVLLALAVLLPVAWVQATGQARVRGSVAEAAADPVDAIVVLGAGLRPDGTPSTYLRRRLAAAAELWAAGAAPRVVLSGDGADRADGTPYDEPASMRDWIVGLGVPPDVLVLDREGYDTTATCRRAHDEYAVRTAVVVTQDYHLRRALFSCARAGLDATGVGVSATSVTPVQAVWWRVREVPASWKAAAREAL